The genomic window GAAACTATGTCGGCATCATATAGTTTTGTACTGCAATATTCCAGAGGAGGAAGGGATAAAAACCCCTTATAACTACACATGAAATCAGCATTATTTGGTTTAATTGGTTCATTGGTTTTAACTTTGACAATTAGCTCTACTGCCAAAGCAGGCAGTATATCAGGGGCGCGACTACTGCCAGCAGAATTGATGGAGTATATTGAGAAGGCGGAAGCAGGTACTTTACCCGATCCTCTAACTCTTGGTAAAGAAACTCTCTGGGTCGCAGGTGGACGTAACACTTTTTTAGAGACAGTTGCAGACAACGGGGGTAAATATTCCGTATTTGATATATATGTTCCTCCCAATGTTGGCCCACCTCTGCACTTTCACAACCGCGAAGATGAGTGGTTCTATGTGGTAGAAGGAAATCCCAGTTTCCAACACCAAGACCATACCTTCCAAGCCAACCTCGGCACATTACTTTTCAGTCCTGAGTTTGAACTTCATGCCTTCTTGAATAAAACAAAAGACCCAGTGCGGATGCTGCTATTTTATGCACAGCCTCCAGAAAGTGATTCCACATTTGCCGGGAATATTGAAGAGTTCTTTAGGGAGGTAGGTCAAGAAGTTACCGATCCGTTTACTCCACCCCCATTTAATCCTGCTGAACTACTTATTTCTGGGCCGAAGTATGGATTATTCTTTCCTAGTACATTTGTTTTTACCGCACCTGAATTTACTAGCAACCAAGTCTCTATTCTGCGTACAGGCGCACCAGATGAAGCCGCTAGTGTAATTCTCAGTTTAGAGAATGGTCTAGATATCTCTGTAGAATTTGGTGCTGGTCAGTTCTTGCGAAATATTTCTCTCCCATTAGGCTTGGGTAATCAAACTCTCGATTTAACCTTGAAAGATCCCAGCGAAGGTTCATATCTAGGATTGCTGCAAAATAAGTCTGTTTTAAGAACTACCAGTGTCCCAGAGTCTTCATCCTCTATCGGTTTGTTAGCCTTTGGTGTCTTAGGTCTTGGTTTCTTACTCAAGAAAAAGCAACAGCAATTTAATCACATAGGTCAATTTCAATTCAAAAATGCCAAGATGCACACTTCGGAAATCTAGGAATGTCAAGGTTCTCAGACCACTTCTTAGACATAGTTAAAGCAAAATCAACCCTTCTTCAATTAATCACGACAAGAGGATATTTCCATGATTGATTTGTATACTCATAACACACCCAATGGTTACAAAATTTCGATTTGTTTGGAAGAGCTTGAACTTCCTTACTCCGTCAAAGTGGTTGATGTGCGCCAGGGTGAACAATTTAAAGATGAGTTTTTAGCATTAAATCCCAATGCCAAAATTCCGGTAATTGTTGACCATGAAACAGGACAAACAGTATTTGAATCTTGTGCAATTCTACTTTACTTAGCAGATAAAACTGGACGTTTAATTCCATCAGGTCAAGCTCGTTGGGAAGTAATTCAGTGGTTATTTTTTCAAGCTGCTTCTATTGGCCCAATGTTAGGACAACGCGCGCACTTTGCCTTGTTTGCTCCCGAAAAAATTCCTTACGCTATTGAACGCTACACCAAGGAAACTGAAAAACTATATGGTGTGTTGGAAGGTCGTTTGAAAGAACGCAAATATATCTGCGATGAATATTCGATTGTAGATATTTCCCATTGGGGTTGGATTTACACAGCTAAACGTATGGGCTTTAGCTTAGATCAATTTCCCAGTTTATCAGCATGGCACGATCGC from Nostoc sp. UHCC 0870 includes these protein-coding regions:
- a CDS encoding cupin domain-containing protein — its product is MKSALFGLIGSLVLTLTISSTAKAGSISGARLLPAELMEYIEKAEAGTLPDPLTLGKETLWVAGGRNTFLETVADNGGKYSVFDIYVPPNVGPPLHFHNREDEWFYVVEGNPSFQHQDHTFQANLGTLLFSPEFELHAFLNKTKDPVRMLLFYAQPPESDSTFAGNIEEFFREVGQEVTDPFTPPPFNPAELLISGPKYGLFFPSTFVFTAPEFTSNQVSILRTGAPDEAASVILSLENGLDISVEFGAGQFLRNISLPLGLGNQTLDLTLKDPSEGSYLGLLQNKSVLRTTSVPESSSSIGLLAFGVLGLGFLLKKKQQQFNHIGQFQFKNAKMHTSEI
- a CDS encoding glutathione S-transferase family protein, which gives rise to MIDLYTHNTPNGYKISICLEELELPYSVKVVDVRQGEQFKDEFLALNPNAKIPVIVDHETGQTVFESCAILLYLADKTGRLIPSGQARWEVIQWLFFQAASIGPMLGQRAHFALFAPEKIPYAIERYTKETEKLYGVLEGRLKERKYICDEYSIVDISHWGWIYTAKRMGFSLDQFPSLSAWHDRIAERPAVAKGITIPAPLPM